From one Eucalyptus grandis isolate ANBG69807.140 chromosome 9, ASM1654582v1, whole genome shotgun sequence genomic stretch:
- the LOC104419911 gene encoding uncharacterized protein LOC104419911: MSLALLQGYSSAEEEEIDDPIHFPNSSEDDGDDVRPRRPLNAGSALYDVPNPSSNASGLPSAFDAFSEIVGPPEFLNNSVEEQPSAKEIEQQRHGGRKRSRDKKDMPVGAVLESKPQLVGIHERVRSDIEGNQPPTASDSTAVKDGKRVVTATNPNAEDAADLLRMCLQCGVPKTYSSARGMVCPICGDRPPADPNQEPKKKGSVIKDKEKSKRMKGQSSHATWKSETEMHLRQQFD; this comes from the exons ATGAGCCTGGCACTTCTGCAAGGCTATTCTTCCGCAGAAGAGGAAGAGATAGACGACCCAATTCACTTCCCCAACTCCTCCGaggacgacggcgacgacgtACGTCCCCGCCGCCCCCTCAACGCCGGCTCCGCCCTCTACGACGTGCCCAATCCGTCGTCCAATGCATCGGGCCTTCCTTCTGCCTTCGATGCCTTCTCCGAG ATTGTAGGACCGCCGGAGTTTCTTAATAATAGTGTGGAAGAGCAGCCTTCGGCAAAGGAGATCGAGCAGCAAAGGCATGGTGGCCGTAAGAGAAGTAGAGATAAGAAAGATATGCCTGTTG GTGCTGTCTTGGAATCTAAACCTCAGTTGGTTGGTATTCATGAACGTGTAAGAAGTGATATCGAGGGTAACCAACCTCCAACAGCATCTGATTCGACTGCAGTAAAAGATGGTAAGCGTGTGGTGACTGCAACAAATCCAAATGCAGAGGATGCTGCAGACTTATTGAG AATGTGTCTGCAGTGTGGTGTACCCAAAACATACTCGAGTGCACGAGGAATGGTATGCCCAATATGTGGAGATCGTCCTCCCGCTGACCCCAACCAAGAGCCCAAGAAGAAGGGATCTGTCATAAAAGACAAGGAGAAAAGCAAGAGGATGAAGGGCCAGTCTTCTCACGCCACTTGGAAAAGCGAAACTGAGATGCACCTCCGACAGCAGTTTGATTAG
- the LOC120285923 gene encoding annexin A13-like, protein MKSSRQYEAECRYLYSYFSGNGGSEGQKLVEIFSRRSQELKAICQTYSVLYGHDLLRVISSNQKSSAFNRLAYLRVSDPQSRDAEILRKLLVAGSINLGTVIEITCTRSSSELHYIKQQYQSRYQSDLERDISMKVSGGFKEILAAVCKSCRNHAHKADTSLAFCDAKTLYESVESGRTIDQKTIISLLSQRNTSQVKAILLSYKQLYGHEFSKLIKQSKCGQFGRDLRIVIRCIQNPEKFFAKQLRMRNADTREILVRIIVTRSEKDIKDINRAFTAKTGSSLESLVRREFNGVKEKGSETVAAILLELIRG, encoded by the exons ATGAAAAGCTCAAGGCAGTATGAGGCTGAGTGCCGATACTTGTATTCATATTTTTCTG GAAACGGTGGAAGCGAGGGACAGAAGCTTGTGGAGATATTTTCCCGGAGGTCACAAGAACTCAAGGCCATTTGCCAGACCTACAGTGTTCTATATGGCCATGATCTTCTTCGTGTCATCTCGAGCAATCAAAAGAGCAGTGCATTTAAT AGATTGGCTTATCTGCGCGTGAGTGATCCTCAGAGCCGTGATGCTGAGATTCTTAGAAAATTACTTGTGGCGGGAAGCATCAATCTGGGCACAGTGATTGAGATAACATGCACCCGTTCTTCGTCAGAGCTGCATTACATTAAGCAGCAATACCAATCTCGATATCAATCTGATCTTGAACGAGACATCTCCATGAAAGTCAGCGGCGGATTCAAGGAG ATACTAGCTGCAGTATGCAAGTCATGTCGCAACCACGCCCACAAAGCGGACACGAGCCTGGCCTTCTGTGATGCTAAGACTCTGTATGAATCTGTGGAGAGTGGGAGGACCATTGATCAGAAGACCATCATCTCACTCCTGAGCCAGCGGAACACATCCCAAGTGAAAGCCATTCTACTTTCCTACAAGCAGCTTTACGGACACGAATTCTCCAAGCTGATCAAGCAAAGCAAGTGTGGCCAATTTGGACGGGATCTTCGCATAGTCATCAGATGCATTCAGAACCCAGAGAAGTTCTTCGCGAAACAGCTCAGGATGAGGAATGCTGACACCAGAGAGATTCTCGTGCGAATTATAGTCACTCGCTCGGAAAAGGACATCAAGGACATAAACAGGGCTTTTACTGCTAAAACGGGGAGCTCTCTCGAGTCCCTTGTGAGAAGGGAATTTAACGGTGTCAAAGAGAAGGGCAGTGAAACTGTGGCGGCCATCTTACTTGAGCTCATCAGGGGTTAA
- the LOC104419913 gene encoding uncharacterized CRM domain-containing protein At3g25440, chloroplastic: protein MLRAASSPARAAVRGFSNSLIRRDSFVCSSFLAQHVSNISSLPKDHRFVRSCAYIRESCKTVRLLQEQIFFSFSVHPLQAWRLSTHEGCVIADQLLHARHVSTASFELQTDNDVVRFSINKPLHKNGSPTKVKKRIKKSKKAKVNELRFYRLKAKKKMNSPNPEVRIRYKLEKAKRKEEWLIEKLRNFEVPKAPAERYDPEILTEEEKHYLKRTGEKKKNYVPVGRRGVFGGVVLNMHLHWKKHETVKVICKPCRPGQIHEYADELTRLSKGIAIDIKPDNTIIFYRGKNYVQPKVMSPPDTLSKEKALEKYKFEQSLEHTSQFIERLEKELEEYHDHLLRFKKEKEGALVHSGAQN from the exons ATGCTACGAGCAGCGTCTTCTCCTGCGAGAGCCGCGGTCCGGGGATTCTCTAATTCTCTGATCCGCAG GGATTCTTTTGTCTGCTCTAGTTTCCTTGCTCAGCATGtttcaaatatttcatcatTGCCTAAAGATCATAGATTTGTAAGGTCATGTGCTTACATCAGGGAGAGCTGCAAAACAGTGAGGCTTCtccaagaacaaattttcttttccttttcagtaCATCCTCTGCAAGCGTGGAGATTGAGTACTCATGAAGGTTGTGTCATTGCTGACCAACTGCTACATGCTAGACATGTGAGCACTGCATCATTTGAATTGCAGACAGATAATGATGTTGTCAGGTTTTCTATAAATAAGCCTCTGCACAAAAATGGCTCCCCAACAAAAGTGAAGAAACGgataaaaaagtcaaaaaaggcaaaagtgaACGAACTCCGGTTCTATCGGCtaaaggccaagaagaagatgaactcTCCAAATCCTGAAGTCAGGATCAGATATAAACTTGAAAAG gccaagagaaaggaagaatGGTTGATTGAAAAGTTGAGGAATTTCGAGGTTCCCAAAGCACCAGCTGAAAGATATGATCCTGAGATTTTaactgaggaagagaagcatTACTTGAAGCGTAcaggggagaaaaagaaaaattatgttcCTGTTGGAAGACGCGGAGTATTTGGAGGTGTAGTTCTAAACATGCATCTACATTGGAAAAAGCATGAAACTGTAAAGGTTATATGCAAACCTTGTCGGCCAGGTCAGATTCATGAATATGCTGATGAACTTACACGGCTAAGCAAAGGAATTGCGATTGACATAAAGCCTGATAATACAATAATCTTCTACCGAGGGAAGAACTATGTGCAGCCAAAGGTTATGTCACCTCCAGATACGCTTTCTAAAGAAAAG GCCTTGGAAAAGTATAAGTTTGAGCAATCGCTTGAGCACACAAGTCAGTTCATTGAGAGGCTGGAGAAAGAGCTCGAGGAGTATCATGATCACCTTTTGAGgttcaagaaagagaaagaaggtgCTCTTGTCCATTCTGGGGCTCAAAATTGA
- the LOC104419909 gene encoding uncharacterized protein LOC104419909 has translation MEEKGKGSERWGGAIANLTEMSSNLESLQKLLLKKAVFVDEETFARASLTAEQARTIKILQQRVETLERELDAAITAAARARSEKRQAETAQKAAELRTQEITRELENTTKVFELHMEELRAKQEEIDKRDRDIKLLEAIIQTLGGKGSSSTFG, from the exons ATGGAGGAGAAGGGGAAAGGGAGCGAGAGATGGGGCGGGGCGATCGCGAATCTGACCGAAATGTCTTCGAATCTTGAGTCCCTCCAAAAGCTTCTCCTGAAGAAAGCCGTGTTCGTCGACGAAGAGACCTTCGCCAGAGCTTCCCTCACCGCCGAGCAAGCCCGCACCATCAAG ATTCTTCAACAAAGGGTAGAGACCCTGGAAAGAGAGCTCGATGCTGCTATTACAGCTGCTGCTCGTGCTCGATCAGAGAAAAGGCAGGCCGAGACTGCACAAAAAGCTGCAGAATTGCGTACTCAGGAAATCACAAGAGAACTTGAGAACACCACAA AGGTATTTGAGCTTCACATGGAGGAGCTGCGGGCAAAGCAAGAAGAGATTGACAAACGCGATAGAGATATCAAACTCCTGGAAGCCATAATTCAGACTCTTGGTGGGAAAGGGTCTAGTTCTACCTTTGGATAA